Proteins encoded in a region of the Pseudomonas sp. PDNC002 genome:
- a CDS encoding DMT family transporter, which translates to MHVSSGRWQFGLFLALVTAVLWGILPIKLKEVLKVMDPITVTWFRLVVSGGLLLIYLAFTRQLPRFSPLGARGKGLVLLAILGLTGNYVCYLIGLRMLTPGTTQLVIQIAPILLLLGSLFVFKESFSIGQALGLAVLIFGFGLFFNQRLAELFSSLGEYTTGVLIVVFAAFIWTFYGLAQKQLLTQWTSVQVMMVIYLGCGALLTPWAHPLEALDLSPLQGWLLLACCLNTLVAYGAFAEALAHWEASRVSATLAITPLVTFASVALAASIWPEFVLPEDLNGLAYIGAFLVVSGSALTALAPSLLRSYRARRARIANV; encoded by the coding sequence ATGCACGTTTCATCCGGCCGCTGGCAATTCGGCCTGTTCCTGGCCCTGGTCACCGCCGTCCTCTGGGGCATCCTGCCGATCAAGCTCAAGGAGGTCCTGAAGGTCATGGACCCGATCACCGTCACCTGGTTTCGCCTGGTGGTGTCCGGTGGTCTGCTGCTGATCTACCTGGCCTTCACCCGCCAACTGCCGCGCTTCTCTCCACTTGGCGCGCGTGGCAAGGGATTGGTGCTGCTGGCCATTCTCGGCCTGACCGGCAACTACGTGTGCTACCTGATCGGCCTGCGCATGCTCACGCCGGGCACCACTCAGCTGGTGATCCAGATCGCGCCGATCCTGCTCCTGCTGGGCAGCCTGTTCGTCTTCAAGGAGAGCTTCAGCATCGGCCAGGCTCTCGGCCTTGCGGTGCTGATCTTCGGCTTCGGTCTGTTCTTCAATCAGCGCCTGGCCGAACTGTTCAGCTCGCTGGGCGAGTACACCACCGGCGTGCTGATCGTGGTCTTCGCTGCCTTCATCTGGACTTTCTACGGCCTGGCACAGAAGCAACTGCTGACCCAGTGGACCTCGGTGCAGGTGATGATGGTGATCTACCTGGGCTGCGGCGCGCTGCTGACGCCCTGGGCGCATCCGCTGGAGGCGCTGGACCTCTCGCCGCTGCAAGGCTGGCTGCTGCTAGCCTGCTGCCTGAACACTCTGGTGGCCTACGGCGCCTTTGCCGAGGCACTGGCGCACTGGGAAGCCTCGCGGGTCAGCGCGACCCTGGCGATCACGCCGCTGGTGACCTTCGCCTCGGTGGCGTTGGCTGCCTCGATCTGGCCCGAGTTCGTCCTGCCCGAAGACCTCAATGGCCTGGCCTATATCGGCGCATTCCTGGTGGTCAGCGGCTCGGCACTTACCGCGCTGGCGCCGTCGTTGCTGCGCAGTTACCGGGCACGAAGGGCGCGCATCGCCAACGTCTGA
- a CDS encoding MAPEG family protein, with protein MSLSPSAFALLGLVAWTELLVLLLVNQRGLLVMSGRMKVNVFAADGSNTPGTFGQRLVRAHANCVENVPLFCAVLLYAMVTDQVLITDPLAPTLLVARIVQSVVHLISTSALAVWIRFAAFFVQLIILIWWLLRLSTLI; from the coding sequence ATGTCCCTGAGTCCCTCTGCCTTCGCGTTGCTCGGCCTGGTTGCCTGGACCGAGCTGCTGGTTCTGCTGCTGGTCAACCAGCGTGGCCTGCTGGTAATGAGCGGCCGCATGAAGGTCAACGTCTTCGCCGCCGACGGCAGCAACACCCCCGGCACTTTCGGCCAGCGTCTGGTGCGTGCTCACGCCAACTGCGTGGAGAACGTGCCGCTGTTCTGCGCGGTGCTGCTCTACGCCATGGTCACCGACCAGGTGCTGATCACTGATCCGCTGGCGCCGACCTTGCTGGTGGCGCGCATCGTTCAGTCCGTCGTGCACCTGATCAGCACGTCGGCGCTGGCCGTATGGATTCGCTTCGCGGCATTTTTCGTCCAGTTGATCATCCTGATCTGGTGGCTGCTGCGCCTGTCCACCCTGATCTAG
- a CDS encoding TOBE domain-containing protein, producing MTIKAINVRNQFKGTIKEIVEGDVLSEIDVQTAAGIVTSVITTRSVKELELAIGSEVIAFVKSTEVSIAKL from the coding sequence ATGACCATCAAAGCCATCAACGTCCGCAACCAGTTCAAAGGCACCATCAAGGAAATCGTCGAAGGCGATGTACTGTCGGAAATCGACGTGCAGACCGCCGCCGGCATAGTCACTTCGGTGATCACCACCCGTTCCGTGAAAGAACTGGAACTGGCCATCGGCAGCGAAGTGATCGCCTTCGTGAAATCCACCGAGGTGTCCATCGCCAAGCTCTGA
- the ssuB gene encoding aliphatic sulfonates ABC transporter ATP-binding protein, producing MNAVNQLPQQLKKGIPLALENVRKRFGEREVLKGIDLRIPAGQFVAIVGRSGCGKSTLLRLLAGLDEASDGQLLAGSAPLESAREETRLMFQDSRLLPWKRVIDNVGLGLKGDWRGKALEALEAVGLSDRANEWPASLSGGQKQRVALARALIHQPRLLLLDEPLGALDALTRIEMQQLIEGLWQQHGFTVLLVTHDVAEAVAIADRVILIEDGEIGLDLNVELHRPRARGSARLAALEAEVLERVLSLPAQPPEPEPVSPLPTQLRWAL from the coding sequence ATGAACGCAGTCAATCAACTGCCGCAACAACTCAAGAAAGGCATCCCGCTGGCGCTGGAAAACGTGCGCAAGCGCTTCGGCGAGCGAGAAGTGCTCAAGGGCATCGACCTGCGGATTCCCGCCGGCCAGTTCGTCGCCATCGTCGGCCGCAGCGGCTGCGGCAAGAGCACCTTGCTGCGCCTGCTGGCCGGGCTGGATGAAGCCAGCGACGGCCAACTGCTGGCCGGCTCCGCGCCGCTGGAAAGCGCCCGCGAAGAAACCCGCCTGATGTTCCAGGACTCGCGCCTGCTGCCCTGGAAGCGGGTGATCGACAACGTCGGCCTCGGCCTGAAAGGCGACTGGCGCGGCAAGGCGCTGGAAGCGCTGGAAGCCGTGGGCCTTTCCGACCGCGCCAACGAGTGGCCGGCCAGCCTGTCCGGTGGCCAGAAGCAGCGCGTGGCCCTGGCCCGCGCCCTGATCCACCAGCCGCGCCTGCTGCTGCTCGACGAGCCGCTGGGCGCGCTGGATGCGCTGACCCGCATCGAGATGCAGCAACTGATCGAGGGCCTCTGGCAGCAGCATGGCTTCACCGTGCTGCTGGTCACCCATGACGTCGCCGAGGCCGTGGCCATCGCCGACCGAGTGATCCTCATCGAGGACGGCGAGATCGGCCTGGACCTCAATGTCGAGCTGCACCGTCCGCGTGCCCGTGGTTCGGCACGCCTGGCCGCGCTGGAAGCCGAAGTGCTCGAACGCGTGCTGTCGCTGCCGGCGCAGCCGCCCGAGCCGGAACCCGTATCCCCACTGCCCACGCAACTGCGCTGGGCACTCTGA
- the ssuC gene encoding aliphatic sulfonate ABC transporter permease SsuC yields MSVSNNLAQRLAPWALPVGLVVIWQLAVELGWLSSRILPAPSAVAEAGYHLVVSGELWQHLAISTWRAAVGFVIGGSIGLVLGLITGLSKWGERFLDSSVQMIRNVPHLALIPLVILWFGIDESAKIFLVALGTLFPIYLNTYHGIRNIDPGLLEMSRSYGLSGFALFRQVILPGALPSILVGVRFALGFMWLTLIVAETISANSGIGYLAMNAREFLQTDVVVLAILLYAVLGKLADLAARGLERVWLRWHPAYQVKGGAA; encoded by the coding sequence ATGAGCGTTTCCAATAACCTTGCCCAGCGCCTCGCGCCCTGGGCCCTGCCGGTGGGCCTGGTGGTGATCTGGCAACTGGCAGTGGAATTAGGCTGGCTGTCCAGCCGCATCCTGCCGGCACCCAGCGCGGTGGCCGAAGCCGGCTACCATCTGGTGGTCAGCGGCGAGCTGTGGCAACACCTGGCGATCAGCACCTGGCGTGCCGCCGTCGGCTTCGTCATCGGCGGCAGCATCGGCCTGGTGCTGGGGCTGATCACCGGCCTGTCGAAGTGGGGCGAGCGTTTCCTCGACAGCTCGGTACAGATGATCCGCAACGTACCGCACCTGGCGCTGATCCCGCTGGTGATCCTGTGGTTCGGCATCGACGAGTCGGCGAAGATCTTCCTGGTCGCCCTCGGCACGCTGTTCCCGATCTACCTCAACACCTACCACGGTATCCGCAACATCGACCCGGGCCTGCTGGAAATGTCGCGCAGCTATGGGCTGTCCGGCTTCGCGCTGTTCCGCCAGGTGATCCTGCCCGGCGCGCTGCCCTCGATCCTGGTCGGCGTGCGCTTCGCCCTGGGCTTCATGTGGCTGACCCTGATCGTCGCCGAGACCATTTCCGCCAACTCCGGCATCGGCTACCTGGCGATGAACGCCCGCGAGTTCCTGCAGACCGACGTAGTGGTGCTGGCCATCCTGCTCTACGCCGTGCTCGGCAAGCTGGCGGACCTCGCTGCCCGTGGCCTGGAACGCGTCTGGCTGCGCTGGCACCCGGCATATCAGGTGAAAGGAGGTGCGGCATGA